One region of Vitis vinifera cultivar Pinot Noir 40024 chromosome 1, ASM3070453v1 genomic DNA includes:
- the LOC100242104 gene encoding sterol 14-demethylase has translation MDVDNKFFNVALLIVATVVVAKLISALLIPKSRKRLPPTVKAFPVIGGLLRFLKGPVVMLREEYPKLGSVFTLNLLNKNITFFIGPEVSAHFFKAPEADLSQQEVYQFNVPTFGPGVVFDVDYSVRQEQFRFFTESLRVTKLKGYVDQMVTETEDYFSKWGDSGEVDLKYELEHLIILTASRCLLGQEVRDKLFADVSALFHDLDNGMLPISVIFPYLPIPAHRRRDQARTKLAHIFANIIASRRETGKSENDMLQCFMDSKYKDGRQTTEAEVTGLLIAALFAGQHTSSITSTWTGAYLFRHKEFLSAVLDEQKNLMKKHGNKVDHDILSEMDVLYRCIKEALRLHPPLIMLLRSSHSDFSVTTKDGKEYDIPKGHIVATSPAFANRLPHIYKDPERYDPDRFAVGREEDKVAGAFSYISFGGGRHGCLGEPFAYLQIKAIWSHLLRNFEFELISPFPEIDWNAMVVGVKGKVMVRYKRRVLPVD, from the exons ATGGATGTAGACAACAAGTTCTTCAATGTGGCCCTCCTCATTGTGGCTACAGTGGTAGTGGCCAAGCTAATCTCTGCGCTTCTGATTCCTAAATCTAGAAAGCGCCTTCCTCCTACCGTTAAGGCATTTCCAGTGATCGGTGGACTTCTCCGGTTCTTGAAAGGCCCGGTGGTGATGCTCCGAGAAGAGTATCCGAAGCTTGGGAGTGTGTTCACCCTGAATCTGTTGAATAAGAACATCACTTTCTTCATTGGACCGGAGGTCTCAGCGCACTTCTTCAAGGCGCCAGAGGCTGATCTCAGTCAGCAAGAGGTTTACCAGTTCAACGTTCCCACTTTTGGCCCCGGAGTTGTTTTCGATGTTGATTATTCGGTGAGGCAAGAGCAGTTCCGGTTCTTTACAGAGTCTCTGAGAGTAACCAAATTGAAGGGATACGTGGATCAGATGGTAACGGAAACCGAA GATTACTTCTCGAAGTGGGGAGATAGTGGTGAAGTGGACCTTAAATACGAGCTAGAGCATTTAATCATCTTAACAGCCAGTAGATGCCTCTTGGGTCAAGAAGTTCGTGATAAGCTATTCGCTGATGTGTCTGCCCTCTTCCATGACCTTGATAACGGCATGCTCCCTATCAGCGTTATCTTCCCATACCTGCCCATCCCAGCCCACCGCCGCCGCGACCAGGCCCGCACGAAGCTTGCTCACATATTTGCAAACATTATTGCTTCCCGTAGAGAGACTGGCAAGTCAGAGAATGACATGTTACAGTGCTTTATGGACTCCAAATACAAAGATGGTCGCCAAACAACCGAAGCTGAGGTCACTGGCCTGCTCATTGCTGCTTTGTTCGCTGGGCAGCATACCAGTTCCATCACTTCCACATGGACCGGTGCATATCTCTTCCGTCACAAGGAATTCCTTTCTGCTGTGTTGGATGAGCAGAAGAACCTGATGAAAAAACATGGGAACAAGGTTGATCACGATATCTTGTCTGAGATGGACGTCTTGTACCGATGCATCAAGGAAGCCCTGAGACTCCACCCTCCCCTGATAATGCTGCTACGTAGCTCACACAGTGATTTCAGTGTGACAACCAAGGATGGGAAAGAATACGACATTCCAAAGGGCCACATTGTTGCCACATCCCCAGCATTTGCCAATCGGCTCCCGCATATCTACAAGGACCCAGAGAGGTATGATCCCGACAGATTTGCAGTTGGGAGAGAAGAAGACAAGGTAGCAGGGGCATTCTCATATATATCTTTTGGAGGTGGCCGGCATGGGTGTCTAGGGGAACCCTTTGCATATCTGCAAATAAAGGCAATATGGAGCCATCTGCTGAGGAATTTTGAGTTTGAACTGATATCACCTTTTCCCGAGATCGACTGGAATGCCATGGTTGTGGGGGTGAAGGGAAAGGTCATGGTGAGGTACAAGCGCCGAGTACTTCCTGTTGACTAA